DNA from Rhodobacteraceae bacterium M382:
CGGGCTGGCCGTTTTTGGTGCGCGGCTGGAATTCGTTCCGGACGATGAACCTCAATATGTTCTCGCTTATCGCAATGGGCGTGATTGCCGCCTGGCTGTTCAGCGTGGTCGCAGTACTGGCGCCAGGCATATTCCCCGACGGTTTCCGAGACGCCGCGGGCAATGTCGGGGTCTATTTCGAAGCGGCTGCAGTGATCGTGACGTTGGTGCTGCTGGGCCAGGTGATGGAACTACGCGCCCGCGAAGGCACCGGCAAGGCGATACGGGCGCTTCTGGACATGGCCGCCAAGACCGCGCGGGTGATCCGTGACGACGGGAGCGAGGCGGATATCCCGCTAGAGGATGTCCGGGTTGATGATCGCTTGCGCGTGCGCCCCGGTGACAAAGTGCCGGTCGATGGCATTGTCATCGACGGGCGCTCGTCGGTTGATGAAAGCATGATCTCGGGCGAGCCGGTGCCGGTGGAGAAAACCATCGGCGATCCGCTGACGGGGGCCACGATCAATGGCACCGGCAGCCTGATAATGGAAGCGACGCGGGTGGGCTCTGATACCATGCTCGCCCAGATCGTCGAGATGGTGTCGAACGCGCAAAGGAGCCGTGCGCCGATTCAGAAATACGCCGATCAGGTCGCGGGAGTTTTCGTGCCTGCGGTGATTGGCGTTGCCGTGCTGGCCTTTCTCGCCTGGGCGATATGGGGCCCGGCACCGGCTCTGTCATATGCGTTGATCTCGGCTGTGGCGGTGCTGATCATCGCCTGCCCCTGTGCCCTCGGACTGGCGACACCGATGTCGATCATGACCGCAACAGGTCGCGGCGCGCAGGCCGGTGTTCTGATCAAGAACGCCGAGGCGCTGGAGCGGTTCGAAAAGGTCGATACACTGATCGTGGACAAGACCGGCACCCTCACCGAGGGCAAGCCGCGCCTTGTTGCGGTCCTACCCGAGGCGGGGCATGACGAGTCCGAGGTGCTGCGCCTCGCGGCTTCGCTTGAGCGCGGCTCCGAGCATCCGCTGGCAGAGGCCATCGTCCGGGGTGCCGAGGAACGCGGCGTGGCACTGGCCACGGCGAGCGACTTTGAGGCCGTGACGGGTAAAGGCGTCAGGGGCGTGGTCGATGGCCGCTCAGTGGCGCTTGGCAACCTCGCGCTGCTTTCAGAAATGGGCCTTGAAGGCGGCGAGCTGACCGCCAAGGCCGACGCGCGCCGGGATGAGGGCGAAACGGTGATGTTTGTTGTGCTGGAGGGCCAGATCGAGGGCCTCGTCAGCGTTGCGGACCCGGTGAAAGTGACGACACCCGCAGCCCTTGAGGCGCTGCATGGTCTGGGTTTCCGCATCATAATGGCAACGGGCGACAACAAGCGCACGGCCAAAGCCATCGGCGCGCGCCTCGGAATCGATGAAATTCGCGCCGACGTGCTGCCCGAGAACAAGGCCCGCCTCATCCGTGAGTTGCAGGATCAGGGCCGCAAAGTGGCGATGGCGGGTGATGGCGTGAACGACGCACCGGCGCTAGCGCAGGCCGATGTCGGTATTGCCATGGGAACAGGAGCGGATGTCGCCATTGAAAGCGCCGGTTTCACCCTGATAGGAGGCAACCTTGACGGTATCGTGCGCGCCCGTCGTTTGAGCCGCGCCACCATGAACAACATCCGCCAGAACCTGTTCTTCGCGCTGATCTACAACGCCCTGGGCGTGCCTGTCGCAGCAGGCCTCCTCTATCCGTTCCTCGGCATCCTGATTAGCCCGATGTTCGCGGCCTTCGCCATGAGCGCCTCGTCGATCTCTGTTGTGCTCAATGCACTTCGGCTGCGCCGGGCCAAAATCTGATGTAAGGATATGAAAAATGAAAAAAGTAACGCCTTTCACCGACACGAACGAGACCACAGAACCGGGCAAAAAGAGCTTCTGGCGATCGCGCACTGGGGTATACCTGATCATCGCTTTTCTGCTCGGTGGATTGCTTTTGGGTTACGAACACAAGGTTCACATCTTCGCCAGCAGCTGGATATTTTATCTGCCGCTTCTGATCTGCGTCGGAATGCATTTCTTCATGCATGGTGGACACGGAGGGCACGGTTCGGGTGGTGACAAGTCGTGACCGATCCGGGGTCTTCTTATGGTCTGTGGCTGCTTGTTTTCGTTAATTCAGCAGTTTTCATCCTGTTCGCTTTCAGCTTTTTCAAACCACAGACCACCCGTGATTGGCGCAGCTTCGGTGCGTTCAGTGCGTTTCTTGTGGCGCTCTTCACAGAGATGTACGGCTTTCCGTTGACGATTTACTTTCTGTCGGGCTGGCTGCAATCGACTTGGCCTGACATTGACTGGTTCGCCCACGACAGCGGGCATTTGCCTGAGATGATGTTCGGCTGGACCGCAAATCCGCATTTCGGGCCGTTTCATCTGCTCAGCTTCGTGCTGATCGGCGGTGGATTCTGGCTGATCTCGGTGGCCTGGCACCACCTTTGGGCGGCGCAGCGGCGGGATCGGCTGGCTGTAACCGGGCCCTATGCTCGAATCCGCCACCCCCAATATGTGGGCTTTATCCTTATCATGCTGGGTTTCCTCGTGCAGTGGCCGAAGCTGTTAACTCTAGCAATGTTTCCCGTGTTGGTCTGGATGTATGTCCATCTCGCGCGCAGCGAGGAAGCGGACACCCAAGCGCGGTTCGAGGCAGATTATGACTTGTACGCGAAGCAGGTTCCGGCATTCATCCCCGTTTCCTTCGCGACCCGAGCCGGAAATAGTGAAACGCTGTAGGCAAGAAACCACTAGTATTTAGGATGTCGGAATGAAACGCGAACACCAGAGCGAATCTTACGAGAAAGGCTCGATTGGCCTCGGCAGTGCGGTGGCGATGGGCACCGGAGTGATGATTGGCGCAGGTATCTTTGCGCTAACCGGGCAGATCGCACAACTGGCCGGGACGCTGTTTCCACTGGCTTTTATTGCAGGTGCGGTCGTCACCGGGTTCAGTGCCTATAGCTACATCAAGATGTCGAATGCCTGGCCATCCGCGGGCGGTATCGCGATGATCCTGGAAAAAGCCTATGGGCCGGGGGCGATTGCTGCCGGTGCCGCTCTTTTGATGGCGCTGTCGATGGTAATTGCCGAAAGCCTCGTGGCACGGACTTTTGCCACATATGTGCTGCGCCCCTTCGATATAACAGGCGGACCTCTGGTGCCGTTACTCGCGGTTAGCGTGATCCTGTTTGCCTATCTGATCAACCTCGCCGGAAATCGTTCAGTCGGAGTTTTTTCGTTGATACTGGCTGCGGCCAAGATCGGTGGCATCGCGATTTTCGGGATCGCGGCGATCTGGGCGAGCGGGTTTCAGTTCGCGGCGACAAGCGAGTCCTCCGGGGCATTCGATGCGACCGGCTTTATCGCCTCTGTCGCGTTCGCGATTCTTGCCTTCAAGGGATTTACCACCATCACCAACAGCGGCGCTGAGGTCACTGACCCGCATCGCAATGTGGGTCGGGCGATTATGATCTCAATCGCGATTTGTGTTGTCATCTATCTGTTGGTTGCCTTCGCTGTCAGTTCAAGCCTGACAATTGACGAGATCGTGGCGGCGCGCGACTATTCACTGGCCGAAGCCGCCGCGCCCGCATTTGGCCAGGTCGGGTTTTACGCCACCGTCCTCCTGGCCGCCGCTGCCACGGTCTCGGGCGTGTTGGCCAGCGTCTTTGCGGTGTCCCGTATGCTGGCGATGTTGACGGATATGAAGATGATTCCACATCGCCATTTTGGCATGTCGGGACCGATCCAGAAGCATACGCTGGTCTATACAGTGGTGATTGCATCGACTCTTGCGGTGTTCTTCGATCTCAGCCGAATTGCGTCACTTGGCGCGTTTTTCTACCTCGTCATGGACATGATTGTGCAGTGGGGAGTCTTCCGTTTCATGCGACACGAGATCAAGGCTGCGGGGCCGGTATTGCTTCTGGCGCTCGGTTTCGATGCAGTGGTGCTGGTGGCATTTACATTGATGAAACTTCAGAGCGACCCGGGGATTGTGCTTTACGCGACCATAGGCATCGGTGCAGTCTTCGCTTATGAGCGGGTCTACCTGTCACACTGGCTGGCGCCAAAGAGCGGCCACAGCCACTGATGCAGCGCAGGGTGTTCACTGACCGTAGGCTATGATGGAGCGGATTTCCTTATTATGGCATCGCGTTGTCTTAGAGTCTGATTCAAAACTAACCGAATGTTTTCAGGTTCTTGCGAGCAAGCGGATGATGCGCCTGATATGGGCAATGGGGTCACGGCGGCCAGGCAGCCCACAAAGCTCATGGCGACCGGAGTGGTATGGGCCAGGGTGGGATGGGCCACGGGCAGCATGGGATGGCAGGCGGCCAGAGTGGCCAAGGGATGATGGACCCGCAGATGATGCAGATGATGATGCGCATGCACGGCCAGATGATGGGCGGCGGCGGTATGATGGGCGGCATGATGGACAATCCCATGTTCAAGTCCTTTGATACGGATGGGGATGGCCGCGTCAGCCCCGAAGAAATGCGCGCGGGTCAGAAGGCCAAGCTCGAGCGATTTGATGAAAACAGTGACGGCAGCCTGTCGCTGGACGAATTCGAAGCCCTGCACAGCGCAGCCATCCGCGAAATGATGGTCGATAAGTTCCAGAAGCTGGACAATGACGGCGACGGACAGGTGACCTCCGAGGAAATGGCCGCCCCTGCCAGGAAAATGGAACGCATGCAAAAGATGCGGGCTCAATCCGGCCAAAAGCACCCAGGTGCCATGATGGGCGGCGACACCGAGACGAGTGAAGAAAACAACTGAGTGTTGTTGGGGTGGGTAGGTCCCGCGCCCCCGCATCCCTAAACCGGAAAGGATAGTTCGATGATGGGGTTTGGAATGCTACTTCTGACGTTGCTGGCAATTTTGACGCTTGTTGCGATAGTCAAATACCTGAACAATTCAAACCAGACATATTACGACAGGAGACATGAGCATGAGCTACACCATTAACCGCCTTATCGCGGATGCCGATTTTGAAGAAGTCGATGCGCGCGTTCGTAAGGCGTTGGGCGATCACGGCTTTGGCGTACTGACGGAAATTGACGTCAAAGCGACAATGAAAAAGAAGATCGACGTTGATATGGATCCGTACCGAATTCTTGGGGCGTGTAACCCGAACATGGCGTACCAGGCCATCGGGATGGAACCGCGGGTCGGTGCGATGCTGCCCTGCAACGTGATCCTGCGCGCCGTTGATGGCGGTGTCGAAGTCAGCGCCATTGATCCGGTCGCTTCGATGCAGGCAATCGACAATGACGAACTGCATTCTGTCGCAGGTCAGGTGCGCGACATGCTGGCCGAGGCCGTCGCGGGCGCATGATCGGCCAGCGCCTGTTCCGCCGCACGGTTCTGATAACTGCCGTGCTCGCAGGTTCGGGAGCCTTTCTTTGGTGGTGGTATTTTGGACAGCACGAGGGCTTGTTGACCCGTGGCGGGGTCGAACAACTTGTAGGACATCTGGGGCGTTGGGGCCCGGCGCTGATCATTGGGTTGATGACGCTGGCGGTGGTTGCAAGCCCGATCCCCAGCGCGCCAATAGCCCTTGCCTCCGGGGCCGTTTATGGGCACTTCTCAGGCACGATCTATGTGCTTATCGGAGCGGAGCTCGGGGCGTTGATCGCCTTCACTTTGGGTCGCGCCTTGGGGCGGGAAACGCTCCAACGCTGGTTCAGCACCCGGATCGACGCCGGGCTTCTGGGATCGCAGAACGCCCTGATGCTGATGGTTTTCGTCAGTCGGCTTCTCCCTTTCGTCTCCTTTGATTTAGTGAGCTATGCCGCTGGCCTCAGCTGCTTGCAATTTTGGCGCTTTGCAGTGGCAACACTGGCCGGAATTATTCCCGCAAGCTTTTTCCTGGCCCATCTGGGAGGCGAGGCCGCAGCCGGGAACGCAAAGGGGGCGATCCTGACAGCTCTCATTCTTGGTTTGGCAACCGGTATTCCGCTGCTGTGGATCGCCATCCGCCCGGCACGGGGCTGATCAGGGACACGATCAGACCGCAATCTGGGTCACAGATCCATTCCTTTCCCGAATAAGTCTTCACGAAATCCACCAAAAGCATCGTGAACCACCCTATGTTGTTCCATGTGTCCTTCCGTGTGAAGTCATCATGTCGCTCTCGATCAATTAGTTGTTTTGTTTGAATATTTAATCGTGATCTGCCACCTTCAGCCAATCTCTGGGTCGCTATTTTCCTACACGAAATCCCAGCTGCTCCAGAGCTGGTAAGACAAACTGGAAATTCTCACTGTTTTGTTATCAAGAAACCGTTTGACCTTCCCGCGCAGGAAGCTGGTTTAAAACCGCAAAAGTCGGCAACCCGATATTTCTGGAGGCAGAGGGCGATGAAAACGTTCGACAAAACTACGAGTCGGCGGCAGTTTCTTATTGGTGGGGCAACTACGGGTCTGATTGGTTTGGCGACGCCAGGTGTTTTGCGCGCGCAGCAAATTCAGCTCCCTGAGCCGGAGGAAGAAGCACCTGTACGCCGGAACGTATCATCCTTTCGTGCTGAGAGTTGGCAGGATCATTTCGATACGCTTAAAGGCGGGGTGATTTTGTCTGATACAACGTCAAAAATGCTCCAGTTCTGGTCGGAAGACGAAAGCGTCTACAAGGTTTTCCCAACCAGCGTTCCCTTGTCCGAAGATCTGACCCGGCTTGGGTATACCAAGATTATTCGCAAAGTGGATGGACCCAGCTGGGCCCCCACGCCGTCGATGAAGAAGCGCAACCCTGAATGGCCGGATTTTGTAGGTCCCGGGCCGGAAAATCCGCTGGGGACGCATGCCCTTTACCTGTCCTGGCAGTATTACCGAATCCATGGAACCAACGATACGCGCAAAATTGGGCGCAAGTCGTCCAACGGGTGTATCGGGCTTTACAATGAACAAATCGCTGAACTGTTTGCGCTGACCAAGGTCGGGACGCAGGTGAAACTAATCTGACCCGGCGCTGCCAGTGACTAGCGGCCAGCCAACTTGAGAGAGCAGACAAGAATGAACAGAAAAGTTGTTTACGGATTGGGTGCGGTGGGGATAGCCGCTGTCGCGGTGTTTCTACTGCAATCAAAAGATCAACCCGGCCCACAAGGTCATTCGATGACGCCACCTGACACGTCATCCATCGCGCAGGGTGATCCGATCATGACTGTTGCACTTCCTGCCACACTGTCATCGGATGCGCAGATTGGAAAACGCGGCTTTGATGCCAAATGCGCCCAGTGTCACGGCGAGAATGCCGCCGGTCAGAACGGTGTCGCGCCGCCGTTGATTCACAAGATTTACGAGCCGAACCACCATTCAGATATGGCGTTCATCCTGGCTGCTAAAAATGGCGTTCGGTCTCACCACTGGAAGTTTGGCAACATGCCCCCGGTCAAGGGCCTGACAGATGCCGATGTCAAATACATCGCTCGATATGTGCGCGAACTTCAGAAAGAGAATGGTATCTTCTGATGCAGCAGGGGCAGCGTGCGCATTTTTGGTTGGTGTTTCAGGCAGCTGTTTTGTCCGCACTGTTTGCTTTTTTCTGGCTACCGCAAACAGCCAGCGCGCATCTGGATATTGGCGCTGACACCTATTCGACCGTTAATATCCAACACAAAGACAACCCGGCTTCAGATGGCCCTTTCGGAATGTTCGGGCATTATCATTCCGGATTGGATTGTTCGGTTCAAGCGGCCTTTGCCTCTGGGTGTGATGCCCGGTTCATTGACGCTGATCTTCGACCAAATTTTCGATCCGTTGACAATACCATGGTCAGCTGGCCTGTTTCCTTTGATCCGCCGCTACCGCGAGTCCTGTCCTGATAAACCACCAACCCTGCAACCAGGAAATGCTAGGACGACAAGATGAACCCCAAAGCAATTGTAATGAGCGGCGTGTTGACAACCTTTGTGGCAGCCACGGCTTTCGCGCATGGCAATGCGAGGGGCAGCGCATTACCCGGCCTGTCATACCGGGCGAAACTTTACGGACGCACTGTGGGGCCGTGGACAATCTGGCCTATGCTTTGAAAACCGGTGTCATGCCATCCGGTGGCGCGCTTGGCGGAACCATGGGCGAAGTTGTTTTGCAGGGAACATGGTTTCTGACTGACGGGGACCGCAAAGCAATGGCGATCTATCTGATGGACGATCATGTCGGCGAATAATACCGGGACGGGCGAACCTGTTACCCGCCCGAAGAGAGGAAAGAGAGACATGAACATCTCGAGAAGACGATTTGTAGGGGTAGCCGGTGCTGCCGGGTTACTTGCCTCCGCCCCGATCCGGTCGCTTGCTGAAGACCTGAACAACCCGGTTCTGCAGGCGCAGGTGCGAAATGTTCAGCTTGCGCCAGCGGGCTATCCGCAGACCGAGATCTGGGGATACGGCGGGCAGACGCCCGGCCCGGAAATTCGGCTGCTTCAGGGGCAAAGCCTGCATCGCAGGCTGAAGAACACACTGCCGCAAGCCACCTCGGTGCATTGGCATGGCATCAGAAGCGACAATGCAATGGACGGCGTGCCCGGGTTGACGCAAGAGGCCGTCATGCCGGGTGCGGAATTCGACTATGATTTTATCGTGCCCGATGCGGGAACCTATTGGTACCACGCGCATAACCGATCCGCTGAACAGGTAGCTCGAGGTCTGTATGGCGCGTTGATTGTCGAAGAGGCGGATGGCCCCGACGTAGATCGCGAAGAGGTTCTGGTGCTCGACGACTGGCTGCTTAACCCCGAATCCGCGCAGATCGATCCGGACTTTGCGGCACAGCATGATCGCAGCCACGCGGGAAGGCGCGGGAATTTTGTGGCGACCAATGGACGTTTTGAACTGACGCTTCCGACCACTCGTCACGAGAGAATGCGCCTAAGGATCATCAACGCGGCCAACGCCCGGATATTTGTCCTTGCATTGGAAGGGCTTGAGGGATGGGTCGTCGCGTTGGACGGCATGCCGTTGCCAGAGCCCGAGCCGGTTACAGAGGAATTCCTGATAGGGCCGGGTCAACGCGTTGATCTGATTGTCGATGTGACGGCAGAAGTTGGTGATACCGCCTATCTGGTGCGCCTTGAGAGCGAAGAGGCGCGCGCCCAGGCGTCCTTTCCGGTGACAGTGGCGGGCAGCCGGGCCCGCCGGGACGCTCCGGAGGCGTTGCCCCCAAATCCTGATCAGTCAGTTACTGGTCTTGAGGGCGCACTGTGCGCCCGCCTGACCATGGCGGGTGGTGCCATGGGGACATTGCAATCCGCAATTCTGAATGGCGAGCAGGCGTCCTTTCGACAGATGGTGCAGGCCAATGAGTTCTGGGCATTCAACGGGACCGTCGGGATGACCGAGACACCATTGGTCGAGGTATCTCTGGGCCAGACGGTGCGGGTGGAGATTAACAACGACACATCTTTTCCTCATGCGATGCACCTTCATGGCATGCATTTCCGCGAAGTCATGCAGGGCGGAAACCTTGGGCCGCTTCGAGATACGCTGATGACATTTGCGGGCCAGACGCGCGAGATTGCCTTTATGGCAAACAACCCCGGCGATTGGCTGTTCCACTGTCACATGCTGTCCCATGCGGATTCCGGCATGATGACTTGGCTAAAGGTGGTCGCATGAAACGATACGCGCTTATGGTAATTGCGGTGTCCACCCTTGCACTTGGGGGATGGGTTTTATTTTCGCTCTCTTCCCGGTCACCAATTACATCGGCAGATAATGCAGATCCCGCCGCGGGCGAGGCTCTCTATCAGGCAAACTGTGCCTCTTGCCATGGGGTCAATTTGCAGGGGCAGCCAAATTGGCGATCTCAGGGCGATGACGGGCTGTTGCCAGCCCCGCCGCATGATAAAACGGGCCATACCTGGCATCACGGAGACGGGCTTTTATTTTCCTACACCAAACTTGGCGGCAAAGAAGCTCTGGCCCAACAGGGCGTCGACTTTGACAGTGGCATGCCAGGCTTTGGCGATCAGCTGAGTGATCAGCAGATCTGGGATATTCTTACCTATATCAAATCCACCTGGCCTGACCGCGAAAGAGAGCTTCAGGCCACACGCAGCGAGGCCGAGCGCCTTCAGAAGGATGCAAACCCATGAACAAACTGACCACAGTCACACTGGCGATCCTTATGGGAGGGCTTCCGTTTGTCGCCTCTGCTGGGGAACTCAGCGAGGCCCGAATCAAGGAACTGGTGTATGAGGCCATCCGGGAGAATCCAGATATCATTATGGAGGCCGTCGCCATCCTGCAACAACGCGAGGACGAGGCGCAGGCATCCGCTACACAATCGATCCTGAGCGATCAGCGCGCGGCGCTGGAACGCGACCCCAATGCGCCGGTTCTGGGGAATCCAGACGGCGATGTGACGGTTGTTGAGTTTTTCGACTATAACTGCCCCTATTGCAAACGCGCCATGACCGAAGTTCAGGCGCTGCTTGAGGCGGATGCGGATGTCCGGTTGGTCTATAGAGAATGGCCAGTACTGGGCGAGGGATCAGTCTTTGCCTCGCCCAGTACTGGCGGCCCGGGCGCAGGGGAAATACGAAGAGTTCCACCGGGCGCTGATGGGTTCCCGGGGCCGGGTCGAAGAAGCATCCGTTCTTCGCATCGCAAAAGAAGTGGGCCTTGATCTTGAAAGGTTGAAGGCGGACATGCAGTCACCCGAAGTGGAAGAGCATTTGGCCACATCAATGCAACTGGCCCAGTCCCTTGGCTTTAACGGCACGCCATCTTTCGTGATCGGCGACGCGTTGGTCCCGGGATTTGTGGAACGGGCGCAATTGCAGGAAATCGTGGGCGAGAACCGTAAGAACGAGTGAGAGTTACGGTTTTCCGGCCACAGCCGGGGAAGTCAGGCCGAAATGAGCAATCCTTCCGGCTTCAGCTCTCAAGACACTGAAAACTGACCCATCATGCCCGCATCCTCATGTTCCAGAATATGACAATGATACATGTACGGCGCATGGTTCGGGGCTGGCTGGTCAAACCGCATCAAGAGTTCCGCCTGCCCGTCAATCAGCACTGTGTCCTTCCATCCCCGGTTTTGTGCGGCCGATGGTTGACCGTTCTCGCTCAGAACCTGAAATCGGGTGCCGTGAACGTGGAACGGGTGCATCATCATCGGCGCCGACACCTGCCAGAGTTCTGTCTGGCCGCGCTTGGCTGCGACATTGATATGGCTCATGTCAAACGGCTGTCCATTGATCGAAAAGCCGCCGCCGCGCCGCCCCATCATGCCGCCGCCCATTCCCATATCCAATGTAAACTGGCGTTGAACCGCGCCAGTCGGATCAAGGTCTGGCAGCGCCTCTCCTATACCCGTGGGCAAGGTGGCAATGCGCGGGATTAGCCCCGGATCAACCTCAAATTTCTGCACGTCGAACGATCCGCCACCGCCGCCCATCATGCCGCCCATCATGGGCGTGTTGGAAACCGAAGCGCTCAAAAGGCTGTCTGCGTCGGTGCCGGAAAAATCGACCAGAATCTCAATGCGCTCGCCAGGGGCCAATGTGATGTCTTTCAGCGCCAACGGGGCAGGCAACAAACCGGCATCAGTGGCAACCATGTGCAGTTCCCGGCCTGAGGCCATGGAAAACCGGTAGACACGCGCATTTGACCCGTTCAACAGCCGAAGCCGCACGATCCCGGCAGGCACCACAGCCACGCTTCCGATCTGGCCGTTGACAACAACGGTGTCGCCCAGAAATCCCACCATCGATTCATGCATGCCACGCGAGTAGGTCATCCGGCCCCGGCGATCAAAGCGACGGTCCTGAACAACCAGTGTCAGGTCATCTGTGCCATAGGTGCTTGGCAGGCCGCGTTCGTCATCCCGCCCGTCGGTGATTTGCAGCACACCGGCCAGTCCTGCGTGAACCTGCTCGGCGGTTTGTTCATGGATGTGGGAATGATACCAGGCCGTTGCCGATGGTTGCATGATCGGAAGTGTCACGCGCCATGTTTCGCCTGCCAACACCGGTTGGTGGGGGCCGCCATCCACCTCGCCCGGGATCAACAGACCATGCCAATGGGTCGAGACCGGCCGGTTCAGGGCATTTTCAACGGTGGCCTCGGTTTCACCATGGGTCACCCGGATCACAGGTCCCAGATATGCCTGATTGAAGCCGAAGGTATTGCTGGCCGATCTGTTCAGAAAGTTCGTTTCCCCCGCCTGCGCTCGCAGGCTGAACCGCCTGGATTTTGTCGCGTCCAGCAGCGGTGGCATCGACAGCCGCTGCGATGACGTCTGGGCAGATGCCGAACCCGGCAGAGAAAACGCAACCCCAGCTGCAGCCATGCCTGCAAGACAGGTGCGCCGGTTCACCCTGCGGCCCTCACTGATTGCCATCAGATGAGTGTCGCTTCGTAACCGGCTTCCTTGATGGCGCCCAGTATCGCGTCATTGCCAAGAATGCTTTGGACCGCAACGCTTCGGTCTGACAGATCACACGATACCTCGGCCATTTGATCTGCGCCTTTAATTTCTTTTTCGATGGCAGCGGTGCAATGGCCGCAACTCATGTCCGGAACTGTGAATTTTGTCATGTGGGTCTCCTTTGTCCTGACCATCTGGGTCCTTCCAGCGCTGGAGGGTCAAGAGTGAAACCCGCAATTTGTGATTAGGTCTTGACCTTCCAGTAAGTGGAAGCCCTATGTAAGAGGCGAAACCGATCTTGGGATGAGTCGCATGGGCGTTGAAAATCAACTGAAACTGTCATTGCAGGGAATGTCCTGTGCGTCTTGTGTAGGGCGCGCCGAAAAAGCCCTGAAGGGAATGACCGGTGTAACGGATGCATCCGTCAATCTTGCCTCGGAAACGGCGGTGGTGAAATTCTCGGGACTTGCAGATGCCCGGCAAACTCTGGCAACGCTTGATAAAGCAGGCTACCCGGCACGCACCGGATCCGTGACGATGCATGTGGACTCCATGTCATGTGCGTCCTGTGTCGGTCGGGTAGACAAGGCGCTGGCGGTTGTGTCCGGCGTGCTTGAGGTCAATGTGAATCTGGCCTCGGAAACGGCGACTGTTACCTTTCTTGAGGGACAGGTCAGTCCGGGGGATCTACTGCAGGCAGCGGCAGATGCCGGGTATCCGGCACGTTTGAAAGATGCGTCAGCGCCCGAGGACATGGGCGCGCGCAAAGCGGCAGAAGCGCAGAGCCTTGCGCGGCGGACATTGCTTGCAGCAGCATTGGCATTGCCGGTCTTTGTGATGGAGATGGGGGGGCACGCGATCCCGGCATTTCATGACTGGATTCGCCACACGATTGGCCATGAAACAAGCTGGTTGATCCAGTTCGTTCTGACCACAATCGTTCTTATCGGGCCAGGGCGTCAGTTTTACCTTAAGGGGTTCCCTGCACTGATGCGGGGCGCGCCGGATATGAACAGCCTTGTGGCGGTGGGAACATCTGCGGCCTATGCGTTTTCGGTGATAGCAACGTTCTTCCCGACGCTGCTGCCACAAGGGACCCGCGCGGTCTATTACGAGGCCGCGGCGGTCATCGTCGTTCTGATCCTTCTGGGACGGTTCCTTGAGGCCCGCGCCAAAG
Protein-coding regions in this window:
- a CDS encoding multicopper oxidase domain-containing protein, producing MAAAGVAFSLPGSASAQTSSQRLSMPPLLDATKSRRFSLRAQAGETNFLNRSASNTFGFNQAYLGPVIRVTHGETEATVENALNRPVSTHWHGLLIPGEVDGGPHQPVLAGETWRVTLPIMQPSATAWYHSHIHEQTAEQVHAGLAGVLQITDGRDDERGLPSTYGTDDLTLVVQDRRFDRRGRMTYSRGMHESMVGFLGDTVVVNGQIGSVAVVPAGIVRLRLLNGSNARVYRFSMASGRELHMVATDAGLLPAPLALKDITLAPGERIEILVDFSGTDADSLLSASVSNTPMMGGMMGGGGGSFDVQKFEVDPGLIPRIATLPTGIGEALPDLDPTGAVQRQFTLDMGMGGGMMGRRGGGFSINGQPFDMSHINVAAKRGQTELWQVSAPMMMHPFHVHGTRFQVLSENGQPSAAQNRGWKDTVLIDGQAELLMRFDQPAPNHAPYMYHCHILEHEDAGMMGQFSVS
- a CDS encoding cytochrome c, with the translated sequence MNRKVVYGLGAVGIAAVAVFLLQSKDQPGPQGHSMTPPDTSSIAQGDPIMTVALPATLSSDAQIGKRGFDAKCAQCHGENAAGQNGVAPPLIHKIYEPNHHSDMAFILAAKNGVRSHHWKFGNMPPVKGLTDADVKYIARYVRELQKENGIF
- a CDS encoding L,D-transpeptidase — protein: MKTFDKTTSRRQFLIGGATTGLIGLATPGVLRAQQIQLPEPEEEAPVRRNVSSFRAESWQDHFDTLKGGVILSDTTSKMLQFWSEDESVYKVFPTSVPLSEDLTRLGYTKIIRKVDGPSWAPTPSMKKRNPEWPDFVGPGPENPLGTHALYLSWQYYRIHGTNDTRKIGRKSSNGCIGLYNEQIAELFALTKVGTQVKLI
- a CDS encoding heavy-metal-associated domain-containing protein, whose protein sequence is MTKFTVPDMSCGHCTAAIEKEIKGADQMAEVSCDLSDRSVAVQSILGNDAILGAIKEAGYEATLI
- a CDS encoding multicopper oxidase family protein, producing the protein MNISRRRFVGVAGAAGLLASAPIRSLAEDLNNPVLQAQVRNVQLAPAGYPQTEIWGYGGQTPGPEIRLLQGQSLHRRLKNTLPQATSVHWHGIRSDNAMDGVPGLTQEAVMPGAEFDYDFIVPDAGTYWYHAHNRSAEQVARGLYGALIVEEADGPDVDREEVLVLDDWLLNPESAQIDPDFAAQHDRSHAGRRGNFVATNGRFELTLPTTRHERMRLRIINAANARIFVLALEGLEGWVVALDGMPLPEPEPVTEEFLIGPGQRVDLIVDVTAEVGDTAYLVRLESEEARAQASFPVTVAGSRARRDAPEALPPNPDQSVTGLEGALCARLTMAGGAMGTLQSAILNGEQASFRQMVQANEFWAFNGTVGMTETPLVEVSLGQTVRVEINNDTSFPHAMHLHGMHFREVMQGGNLGPLRDTLMTFAGQTREIAFMANNPGDWLFHCHMLSHADSGMMTWLKVVA
- a CDS encoding cytochrome c; this encodes MKRYALMVIAVSTLALGGWVLFSLSSRSPITSADNADPAAGEALYQANCASCHGVNLQGQPNWRSQGDDGLLPAPPHDKTGHTWHHGDGLLFSYTKLGGKEALAQQGVDFDSGMPGFGDQLSDQQIWDILTYIKSTWPDRERELQATRSEAERLQKDANP